One window of Corynebacterium accolens genomic DNA carries:
- a CDS encoding ABC transporter ATP-binding protein produces the protein MAKVTFEKVNITYPGAAAPTVKELDLEIADGEFLVLVGPSGCGKSTTLRALAGLEPISSGRISIDDADVTGLEPGYRDIAMVFQNYALYPHLSVEENMGFSLKLAKLPKAEIKQKVQDAAEMLGLSEFLKRKPKDLSGGQRQRVAMGRAIVRNPKAFLMDEPLSNLDAKLRVQTRTELASLQQRLGTTTVYVTHDQVEAMTLGHRVAVLKDGVLQQVAPPRELYAEPANEFVAGFIGSPAMNIFDHNGERLGVRPENMHLNEGAEGLRGVVDLVEELGSESFVYATVGGERFVARCEGTPPQRGEEVVLTFDESAAHRFDPETGQRIATS, from the coding sequence ATGGCAAAGGTCACTTTTGAAAAGGTAAATATCACCTACCCCGGCGCGGCGGCGCCCACCGTGAAGGAATTGGACCTAGAAATCGCGGACGGCGAGTTCCTCGTTTTGGTGGGTCCGTCTGGCTGCGGCAAGTCCACGACGCTGCGCGCGCTTGCGGGCCTTGAACCAATTTCTAGTGGCCGGATCTCCATCGATGATGCGGATGTCACGGGCCTCGAGCCGGGCTATCGCGATATCGCGATGGTTTTTCAAAATTACGCGCTCTACCCGCACCTTTCGGTGGAAGAAAACATGGGCTTTTCGCTCAAACTGGCCAAGCTCCCGAAGGCTGAAATCAAGCAAAAGGTCCAGGATGCCGCGGAAATGCTGGGCCTAAGCGAGTTCCTTAAGCGCAAGCCCAAGGACCTATCGGGCGGTCAGCGCCAGCGCGTGGCCATGGGCCGTGCCATCGTGCGCAATCCTAAGGCCTTCCTCATGGATGAGCCGCTATCTAACCTGGATGCAAAGCTGCGCGTGCAGACTCGTACCGAGCTTGCGAGCCTGCAGCAACGGCTTGGGACCACCACGGTCTACGTAACCCACGACCAGGTAGAGGCCATGACGCTGGGGCACCGGGTAGCCGTGCTCAAAGATGGCGTATTGCAGCAGGTTGCCCCGCCGCGCGAGCTTTATGCGGAACCGGCCAACGAGTTCGTGGCCGGCTTTATCGGTTCGCCTGCGATGAACATCTTTGACCACAACGGCGAGCGCCTGGGCGTACGCCCGGAAAACATGCACCTCAATGAGGGTGCTGAGGGCCTGCGCGGCGTGGTCGACCTGGTTGAAGAATTGGGTTCCGAATCCTTCGTTTACGCCACGGTGGGTGGCGAGCGTTTCGTTGCGCGCTGCGAAGGCACCCCGCCACAGCGCGGCGAGGAGGTTGTATTGACCTTTGATGAAAGCGCGGCACACCGCTTCGATCCAGAAACCGGGCAGCGCATCGCCACCTCATAA
- a CDS encoding biotin--[acetyl-CoA-carboxylase] ligase: MTALDKHRIRTALAEDFTTIDFVDQTGSTNTDLMQATNIADGTVLLADEQLSGKGRLGRAWTAPAGSQVIFSVLLLPDSLDYLGTLPLAAGLAVTDSIEGSVLKWPNDVHIDGNKLCGILAEAGPVGQAFKSAPKTEINKAELNKTELNKAEMNKAEVNKAEVNKAVGGQAPSARVVVGMGINVTLTREELPIEKATSLALEGRDSDRTELAITVLKNLRRRITQWENQDPQLMQDYRAVCSSIDQEVRLETPTGDVIGRVEGIGDDGRINVAGEYYSAGDVTHLRPAR, from the coding sequence ATGACTGCACTTGATAAGCACCGCATTCGCACCGCCCTGGCAGAGGATTTCACCACCATCGATTTTGTGGATCAGACCGGTTCCACCAATACCGATCTGATGCAGGCCACCAACATCGCCGATGGCACCGTGCTGCTTGCCGATGAGCAGCTATCCGGCAAGGGTCGCCTCGGCCGGGCGTGGACGGCGCCGGCCGGATCCCAAGTGATCTTTTCCGTGCTGCTCTTGCCCGATTCCCTCGATTACTTGGGGACGCTTCCGCTGGCCGCGGGCCTGGCCGTGACCGATTCCATCGAGGGTTCTGTGCTCAAGTGGCCGAATGATGTGCATATCGATGGCAATAAACTCTGCGGCATCCTTGCCGAGGCCGGTCCCGTGGGCCAAGCCTTCAAGTCCGCACCGAAGACCGAGATCAATAAGGCAGAACTCAATAAGACTGAGTTGAACAAGGCCGAGATGAATAAAGCTGAAGTCAATAAAGCCGAGGTAAATAAGGCCGTCGGCGGGCAGGCGCCCTCCGCGCGCGTGGTCGTAGGCATGGGCATTAATGTCACGCTCACCCGCGAGGAATTGCCCATTGAAAAGGCGACCTCGCTGGCGCTTGAAGGCCGCGATTCCGACCGCACCGAGCTGGCCATTACCGTGCTGAAAAACCTGCGCCGGCGCATTACGCAGTGGGAGAACCAGGATCCGCAGCTGATGCAGGATTACCGCGCGGTGTGCTCATCCATTGACCAAGAGGTGCGGCTGGAGACCCCGACTGGCGATGTCATCGGCCGCGTCGAGGGCATCGGCGATGACGGCCGCATTAACGTCGCGGGCGAGTACTACTCCGCCGGCGACGTGACGCATCTGCGTCCGGCGCGATAA
- a CDS encoding membrane protein — MGLMKMGQGEVKRADVSAPFRALVFPFLELILITGVLWIAIGWCDAEGVEPILRNGLVVLWAGLSTWRFLIPLYKARRKRFIVTNRRVIVREGRHIDSIPLEDIRGARKRRGGISIALNGWDRAMYFPTVAKSKQVAEIINDRPWF, encoded by the coding sequence ATGGGATTGATGAAGATGGGCCAAGGCGAGGTAAAGCGCGCGGACGTATCCGCGCCGTTTCGCGCGCTCGTTTTCCCATTCTTGGAGCTCATCCTCATCACCGGCGTGCTGTGGATTGCCATCGGCTGGTGCGATGCCGAGGGGGTAGAACCAATACTGCGCAATGGGCTCGTCGTTTTGTGGGCTGGGCTGAGCACGTGGCGCTTCCTTATTCCTTTATATAAGGCCCGCCGCAAGCGGTTCATCGTTACCAATCGCCGCGTCATCGTGCGAGAGGGCCGCCACATCGATTCGATTCCGCTGGAAGATATTCGCGGCGCCCGCAAGCGCCGCGGCGGTATCTCCATTGCGCTCAACGGCTGGGACAGGGCCATGTATTTTCCCACCGTGGCCAAGTCAAAGCAGGTGGCGGAGATTATTAATGATCGCCCCTGGTTTTAA
- the budA gene encoding acetolactate decarboxylase, with protein MFTRHSIFQNSLMSALLDGIYDGEMTISELLGKGNFGIGTFNGLDGEMIILDGTCYQLRGDGSARVADLDQQTPYAVATNFVPRILVDAPRGLRRNELSAFIDEVEPSANYMYAVRITGRFSEVSTRTVVKQTKPYPPMTKAVGGDKEMLFSDVEGVIGGFRTPVYERGISVPGCHVHFIDAARKSGGHVLDYTVDEAKIELCPGSDLELRLPLTQEFGRANLAPEDLDKQLHSTEIKTRGDH; from the coding sequence ATGTTTACCCGTCATTCGATCTTCCAGAACTCCCTCATGAGCGCCCTCCTTGATGGCATCTATGACGGCGAGATGACCATCTCTGAACTGCTAGGAAAGGGCAATTTTGGTATCGGCACCTTTAACGGCCTCGATGGTGAAATGATCATCTTGGACGGGACCTGCTACCAGCTGCGCGGCGATGGCTCCGCGCGGGTTGCGGACCTAGACCAGCAGACTCCTTATGCCGTGGCCACCAACTTCGTGCCGCGCATTCTTGTCGATGCCCCACGGGGCCTGCGCCGCAACGAGCTTTCCGCCTTCATCGACGAGGTGGAGCCTTCCGCCAACTACATGTACGCCGTCCGCATCACGGGCAGGTTTTCTGAAGTCTCAACGCGCACCGTGGTCAAACAAACCAAGCCCTATCCCCCAATGACCAAGGCGGTCGGCGGCGATAAAGAGATGCTCTTTAGCGATGTCGAAGGCGTCATCGGTGGCTTCCGCACTCCCGTATATGAGCGCGGGATTTCGGTGCCCGGCTGCCACGTGCACTTTATCGACGCCGCGCGTAAGTCCGGCGGACACGTGCTGGATTACACCGTGGATGAAGCGAAAATCGAACTCTGCCCCGGTTCCGATCTAGAACTGCGCCTGCCGCTGACCCAAGAATTCGGCCGCGCAAACCTCGCGCCGGAGGATCTTGATAAGCAATTGCACTCCACCGAGATTAAAACCAGGGGCGATCATTAA
- a CDS encoding 5-(carboxyamino)imidazole ribonucleotide synthase — protein MTGKHGIQANIVCVSVSKPIVTVCGDGQLARMMQPAAAEFDIHLRILAGSPDSSTAQVTPDIVVGDYHHYEDLLAAARGADAITFEHEHVPNEHSAALIDASFNVQPQPSALRYAQDKLDMREKLSALGAPVPRFSAIESVADARAFFDAVDGRVCLKARRGGYDGKGVWFPSDADLDELVAELLEAGTPLMAEEKVDLTRELSILVARRPSGEAKVWPITQSRQANGICAEAIAPAPDLSPDLAERASALGLSIAESLGVTGVLAVELFAFNGEGGEDISVNELAMRPHNTGHWTQDGCVTSQFEQHLRAVLDLPLGAVDALAPVTVMANVLGADEDPEMPMPQRVREVMERYPHAKIHLYGKDHRAGRKIGHVNVAGTSLEETRDAAGQAAHFLMHATWA, from the coding sequence ATGACGGGTAAACATGGTATCCAAGCTAATATTGTGTGCGTGAGTGTCTCAAAACCTATTGTAACTGTCTGTGGCGATGGTCAGTTGGCGCGCATGATGCAGCCTGCCGCCGCGGAATTCGATATTCATCTGCGGATTCTTGCTGGTAGCCCGGATTCTTCTACCGCGCAGGTCACCCCGGATATTGTGGTGGGCGATTACCACCACTACGAGGATTTGCTCGCAGCAGCACGCGGCGCGGACGCCATTACCTTCGAGCATGAGCATGTGCCCAATGAGCATTCCGCTGCGCTTATCGATGCCTCCTTTAACGTCCAGCCCCAGCCCAGCGCCCTGCGCTATGCCCAGGACAAGCTGGACATGCGCGAAAAGCTCTCCGCTCTGGGTGCGCCCGTTCCGCGGTTTAGCGCCATCGAATCCGTTGCTGATGCCCGCGCTTTTTTCGATGCCGTAGACGGGCGCGTTTGCCTCAAGGCCCGCCGCGGTGGCTATGACGGCAAGGGCGTGTGGTTTCCTTCGGATGCCGATCTTGATGAGCTCGTCGCCGAGCTATTAGAGGCCGGCACGCCGCTCATGGCCGAAGAGAAGGTGGATCTGACCCGCGAGCTATCCATCTTGGTGGCGCGCCGCCCGTCCGGTGAAGCTAAGGTCTGGCCCATTACCCAGTCCCGCCAGGCCAACGGCATCTGTGCCGAGGCCATCGCGCCCGCGCCCGATCTCTCGCCTGATCTGGCAGAACGCGCCTCCGCGCTGGGGCTAAGCATTGCCGAATCCCTCGGTGTGACCGGCGTGCTGGCCGTGGAACTTTTCGCCTTCAACGGTGAGGGTGGCGAGGACATCTCCGTTAATGAATTGGCCATGCGCCCGCACAATACCGGCCACTGGACCCAGGATGGCTGCGTGACCTCGCAGTTCGAACAGCACCTGCGCGCCGTACTCGACCTGCCCTTGGGCGCGGTGGACGCCCTAGCCCCGGTGACCGTTATGGCAAATGTGCTCGGCGCGGACGAAGATCCTGAGATGCCCATGCCGCAGCGCGTGCGCGAGGTCATGGAACGCTACCCGCACGCCAAGATTCACCTGTACGGCAAGGACCACCGCGCTGGCCGTAAGATCGGCCACGTCAATGTCGCTGGTACTTCTCTTGAGGAGACCCGCGATGCTGCTGGCCAAGCTGCGCACTTTCTCATGCACGCGACCTGGGCTTAA
- the purE gene encoding 5-(carboxyamino)imidazole ribonucleotide mutase, producing MEPQVGIIMGSDSDWPTVEPAAQVLADFGIPFEVGVVSAHRTPEKMLAYAKGAHSRGLKTIIACAGGAAHLPGMVAAATPLPVIGIPRALKDLDGLDSLLSIVQMPSGVPVATVSIGGSKNAGLLAARILSAGDPALQDKMVAYQEQMADEVEQKDKNLRSKLLGE from the coding sequence ATGGAACCGCAGGTAGGAATCATCATGGGCTCAGACTCGGATTGGCCCACCGTCGAACCGGCTGCGCAGGTCCTCGCGGACTTCGGCATCCCCTTTGAGGTTGGCGTGGTCAGCGCTCACCGTACCCCAGAAAAGATGCTGGCCTATGCCAAGGGCGCGCACTCCCGCGGCCTGAAGACCATCATTGCTTGCGCCGGCGGTGCTGCACATCTGCCCGGTATGGTCGCGGCGGCCACCCCGCTGCCCGTCATCGGCATTCCGCGCGCACTTAAAGATCTCGATGGCCTAGATTCCCTTCTTTCCATCGTGCAGATGCCCAGCGGCGTACCCGTTGCCACGGTGTCCATCGGAGGGTCGAAGAATGCTGGCTTGCTAGCCGCCCGCATCTTGAGTGCCGGCGACCCCGCATTGCAAGACAAGATGGTTGCCTACCAAGAACAGATGGCGGACGAGGTTGAGCAAAAGGATAAGAACCTGCGCTCGAAGCTGCTAGGGGAGTAG
- a CDS encoding ribokinase: protein MSKLTVVGSINADLIVHAERHPHPGETLLGSGGEILAGGKGANQAVAAAQLGANVAFVGAVGSDPYAEPAMHYMHSSGIDLSAVEQSDTTTGLAVITVSADGENTIVISPGANALVDAPFVTARQSTIADADVVLLQGEIPASGFKAAVDAAQGRVVVNLAPVIEVDRDALLQADPLMANEHEAGLILEQLGLSSTGTPRELAHRLVSAGFKSVVLTLGAEGAYVATPESNTDILTPQITAVDTTGAGDAFAGAFCTKLLEGATLVDAATFAARVGAFAATSAGAQPSYPTTSSRLPEVTQK from the coding sequence ATGAGCAAACTCACCGTCGTCGGCTCGATTAATGCTGACCTTATTGTCCACGCCGAACGCCACCCGCACCCCGGCGAAACCCTGCTGGGCTCCGGCGGCGAGATCCTCGCTGGTGGCAAGGGCGCAAACCAAGCGGTAGCCGCTGCGCAATTGGGCGCCAATGTAGCTTTCGTCGGCGCGGTCGGTTCCGATCCCTACGCCGAGCCCGCCATGCACTACATGCACAGCTCCGGCATCGATCTCAGCGCGGTGGAACAGTCCGATACCACTACTGGTTTGGCGGTCATCACGGTCTCCGCCGATGGCGAAAACACCATCGTCATCTCCCCCGGCGCGAACGCTCTTGTCGATGCCCCCTTCGTCACCGCCCGCCAATCCACCATCGCCGATGCGGACGTGGTCCTGCTCCAGGGCGAAATCCCCGCCTCCGGTTTCAAAGCTGCTGTCGATGCCGCCCAAGGACGCGTAGTCGTCAACCTCGCCCCGGTCATCGAGGTGGACCGTGACGCCCTCCTGCAGGCCGATCCCCTCATGGCCAACGAGCACGAGGCCGGCCTCATCCTTGAGCAACTGGGCCTTTCTTCCACCGGCACCCCGCGCGAGCTCGCCCACCGCCTCGTCTCCGCCGGCTTTAAATCGGTGGTGCTGACCCTCGGGGCCGAAGGCGCCTACGTGGCAACGCCCGAATCCAACACGGACATCCTCACCCCACAGATCACCGCGGTCGATACCACCGGCGCCGGCGATGCCTTTGCCGGAGCATTTTGCACCAAACTCCTTGAAGGCGCCACGCTTGTCGATGCCGCCACCTTTGCCGCCCGCGTCGGTGCCTTCGCCGCCACCAGCGCCGGCGCCCAGCCGTCCTATCCCACGACCTCTTCGAGGTTGCCAGAGGTCACGCAGAAATAG
- a CDS encoding substrate-binding domain-containing protein, with amino-acid sequence MKKLLASLIVPALALGLASCNRSEEDRNRITLSVSTQTNPFFVELLHGAQDKAKELDVPLDIQDASDDPAQQVNQLGNATSMGAKVVVINPTDSDAVAPAVRSIKNDGVPVIGVDRDVNGVELDSMVASDNEAGGAQAADKLAESIGEEGEILILQGTAGTSASRERGKGFEERIAQYPGIKIAGKQSANFDRTEGLNVTTNLLQANPNISAIFAENDEMALGAVEALGSRAGKEVKIVAFDGTFDGLKAVKDGKLEATIAQQPAELGARAIEQAAALLHGESAEKNVPVEVITVTKDTVEDFQ; translated from the coding sequence ATGAAGAAACTTTTAGCCTCACTCATCGTCCCAGCTCTAGCGTTGGGCCTTGCCTCGTGCAACCGCTCCGAGGAGGACCGAAACCGCATCACCCTGTCCGTATCGACGCAAACTAATCCATTCTTCGTAGAATTACTCCACGGCGCGCAGGATAAGGCCAAAGAGCTCGACGTTCCCCTCGATATCCAAGATGCCTCCGATGACCCGGCTCAACAGGTCAATCAGTTGGGAAATGCGACATCCATGGGCGCAAAAGTGGTGGTCATTAATCCCACCGACTCTGATGCCGTCGCCCCCGCTGTACGCAGCATCAAAAATGATGGTGTGCCAGTCATCGGAGTCGACCGAGACGTCAACGGCGTGGAACTAGATTCCATGGTTGCTTCTGATAACGAGGCCGGTGGCGCCCAAGCGGCGGATAAGCTCGCAGAATCTATCGGAGAAGAAGGCGAAATTCTGATCCTGCAGGGAACCGCCGGTACCTCTGCCTCGCGCGAACGCGGCAAGGGATTTGAGGAAAGGATCGCGCAGTACCCGGGCATCAAGATCGCCGGCAAACAGTCTGCGAATTTCGACCGCACTGAAGGCCTCAACGTAACGACCAATCTGCTGCAGGCGAACCCGAATATCAGCGCCATTTTTGCAGAAAACGATGAGATGGCTTTAGGCGCTGTTGAGGCTCTCGGTTCCAGAGCCGGCAAGGAAGTCAAAATTGTTGCCTTCGATGGCACTTTTGACGGACTCAAAGCCGTAAAAGATGGCAAGCTGGAAGCCACAATCGCCCAGCAGCCTGCCGAGCTTGGCGCCCGCGCAATTGAACAAGCAGCAGCGCTTCTACATGGCGAAAGCGCAGAAAAGAATGTCCCTGTAGAGGTAATTACCGTCACCAAAGACACCGTGGAGGATTTCCAATGA
- a CDS encoding ABC transporter permease, whose protein sequence is MTKNRIANWAMNNGALVGLIALCIALFIATPYFLTVANLLNVGIQAATVAILAFGMTFVIVTAGIDLSVGSVAALGAMVSAYMFSTAGLPGWLTLLIGLFVGALADAICGMATAWGKIPSFIATLAMMSIARGITLVISQGSPIETAPTVNAFGGDVFGFPVPIIMMVIAGVICWFILERTVLGRSMYAIGGNLEAARLSGLPVRRIQIAVFALSGFFAAWAGMVMAGRLESAQPQAGTGYELDAIAAVVIGGASLSGGQGKATGTLVGAILLAVIRNGLNLLNVSSFWQQIVIGLVIALAVGFDVFRNKTAN, encoded by the coding sequence ATGACCAAGAATCGCATTGCCAACTGGGCCATGAATAATGGCGCGCTCGTGGGGCTCATCGCCTTGTGTATTGCGCTCTTTATCGCCACTCCCTATTTTCTTACCGTCGCCAATCTCCTCAACGTAGGTATCCAAGCCGCCACGGTGGCCATCTTGGCCTTTGGCATGACCTTCGTCATCGTCACCGCAGGCATTGACCTTTCTGTTGGCTCGGTAGCCGCCTTGGGAGCGATGGTATCGGCCTACATGTTCTCCACTGCCGGGCTTCCCGGCTGGCTTACTCTGCTTATAGGTTTATTCGTCGGCGCTCTTGCTGACGCAATCTGCGGTATGGCCACGGCTTGGGGAAAAATTCCGTCATTCATCGCCACTCTGGCCATGATGTCCATCGCCCGCGGCATCACTCTTGTGATTTCACAGGGCTCGCCCATCGAAACCGCCCCTACGGTTAACGCCTTCGGCGGCGACGTATTCGGCTTCCCGGTTCCCATCATCATGATGGTCATCGCTGGCGTTATTTGTTGGTTTATCTTAGAGCGCACCGTCCTTGGCCGTTCGATGTATGCCATCGGCGGAAACCTTGAAGCCGCGCGCCTGTCTGGCCTGCCAGTAAGGCGTATCCAAATCGCAGTATTCGCGCTTTCCGGATTTTTCGCCGCTTGGGCAGGAATGGTTATGGCGGGCCGCCTTGAATCCGCACAGCCACAAGCCGGAACTGGCTATGAGCTAGATGCTATTGCAGCCGTTGTCATCGGTGGTGCCTCCCTTTCCGGCGGACAAGGCAAAGCGACGGGCACACTCGTTGGCGCCATCCTATTGGCCGTGATTCGCAATGGCTTGAATCTGCTCAATGTTTCTTCTTTCTGGCAGCAGATTGTCATCGGCTTGGTCATCGCCCTAGCCGTGGGCTTCGACGTATTCCGTAATAAGACCGCGAATTAG
- a CDS encoding sugar ABC transporter ATP-binding protein: MSDTVLKLDNVTKSFGPVEVIKGVDLDVRYGQIQALLGENGAGKSTLIKMIAGVHEPDSGRILIDGSEVKIPDTKASEALGIATIHQELNLVPTMSVAENIMLGRTPNKFGLVNRKHLKAQAKAALDLIGLDVDLNQPVSELGIAKQQLVEIAKALSMNARILILDEPTAALTGKEVDALFTVLEDLKAKGVAMVFISHHLDELARIAETISVLRDGAFIAEVPADTEKDELVRLMVGREIENQYPRKASAQPGEALLEVKDLSSEGAFHDVSFEVRAGEVVGLAGLVGAGRTEIIRAIAGADSYDSGTIYVAGNALPNGDISSSIAAGVGHIPENRKSQALILDASVSDNLGLATLYPTAKAGLADRKGQHRRAGEVAETLRIRMAGLDQPIRDLSGGNQQKAVFGRWVLAGSKVLLLDEPTRGVDVGAKVEIYNIINEVTAEGGAVLMASSDLPEILGMSDRILVMSGGQLVGQLPENSTQDEVMALAVSNVAAATEVSAVNTESATSPSTSTK; encoded by the coding sequence ATGAGCGATACCGTCCTCAAACTCGACAACGTTACTAAGTCCTTCGGACCAGTCGAGGTCATCAAAGGCGTAGATTTAGACGTACGCTATGGGCAGATTCAAGCCCTCCTCGGTGAAAATGGTGCCGGGAAATCCACACTCATCAAGATGATCGCAGGCGTACACGAGCCGGATTCAGGACGAATCCTCATTGATGGATCCGAGGTAAAAATCCCCGATACCAAAGCCTCCGAAGCGCTTGGCATCGCCACAATCCATCAAGAGCTCAACCTCGTTCCCACGATGTCTGTGGCAGAAAACATCATGCTCGGGCGGACGCCGAATAAGTTTGGCCTAGTCAACAGAAAACACCTCAAAGCACAAGCTAAAGCAGCATTAGACCTCATCGGCTTGGACGTTGATTTAAATCAACCGGTAAGCGAGCTGGGCATCGCCAAGCAGCAATTGGTAGAAATAGCCAAAGCCCTATCGATGAATGCGCGCATCCTCATTCTTGATGAGCCAACCGCGGCATTGACGGGCAAAGAGGTCGATGCCCTTTTCACGGTATTAGAGGACCTGAAAGCCAAGGGCGTCGCGATGGTTTTTATCAGCCATCACCTCGATGAACTGGCGCGAATCGCAGAAACCATCAGTGTGCTGCGAGACGGCGCCTTCATCGCTGAAGTCCCCGCTGATACCGAAAAGGACGAGCTGGTGCGCCTCATGGTTGGCCGTGAGATTGAAAATCAGTATCCGCGAAAAGCTTCGGCTCAGCCTGGCGAGGCACTGCTTGAAGTTAAAGACCTGTCCTCCGAAGGCGCATTTCACGATGTCTCGTTTGAAGTGCGCGCCGGCGAAGTGGTCGGGCTGGCCGGCCTTGTGGGAGCGGGCCGTACCGAGATTATCCGCGCTATCGCCGGTGCGGATTCGTACGATTCGGGCACCATATACGTCGCAGGAAATGCTTTACCCAACGGTGATATCAGTTCCTCTATCGCTGCAGGGGTAGGCCATATTCCGGAAAACCGTAAATCTCAGGCCTTGATTCTCGATGCCTCAGTATCCGACAACCTTGGTCTTGCCACCTTGTATCCCACGGCGAAGGCAGGGCTCGCAGACCGCAAGGGGCAACACCGACGTGCCGGTGAGGTTGCCGAAACCCTTCGGATCCGGATGGCCGGGCTGGACCAACCCATCCGTGATCTCTCGGGTGGTAACCAGCAAAAGGCTGTGTTCGGCCGGTGGGTACTGGCCGGCTCCAAAGTCTTATTGCTTGATGAACCAACTCGCGGCGTCGATGTTGGTGCAAAGGTAGAAATCTACAACATCATCAACGAAGTAACTGCAGAAGGCGGAGCAGTGCTCATGGCTTCCTCGGATCTGCCTGAGATTCTCGGTATGTCTGACCGCATCCTCGTAATGTCCGGGGGCCAGCTGGTCGGACAACTGCCCGAGAATTCCACTCAAGACGAGGTCATGGCCTTGGCGGTTTCTAACGTAGCTGCGGCTACGGAAGTCTCCGCAGTCAACACCGAATCCGCCACATCACCCTCCACCTCTACAAAATAA